One window of the Cryptomeria japonica chromosome 7, Sugi_1.0, whole genome shotgun sequence genome contains the following:
- the LOC131038976 gene encoding uncharacterized protein LOC131038976 codes for MAKIGTAAAKLKVIAKTGNMTETFVKGKQTIKAFEERFKAAAADSVNIRMHKEEEQRRIPLKDVVTLCTKRWFQDTLKEARSGDVGMQILVGQMYCNGYGVPQSTQKGKAWFQEASKSRLKYLALSSKPPGYNASESDSDKKDNKKK; via the exons ATGGCTAAGATAGGCACAGCAGCTGCTAAACTTAAAGTTATTGCCAAGACTGGCAATATGACAGAAACTTTTGTTAAAGGAAAGCAAACTATTAAGGCTTTTGAGGAGAGGTTTAAGGCTGCTGCGGCAGATAGTGTTAACATAAGGATGCATAAGGAAGAAGAACAAAGAAGGATACCTTTGAAGGACGTAGTCACACTATGTACAAAGCGTTGGTTTCAAGATACTTTGAAGGAAGCAAGATCAGGTGATGTAGGAATGCAAATTCTTGTTGGGCAGATGTATTGTAATGGCTATGGTGTTCCCCAGAGTACACAGAAG GGAAAAGCATGGTTCCAGGAAGCTTCAAAATCTAGATTAAAATATTTGGCTTTAAGTTCCAAGCCACCAG gttacaATGCAAGTGAATCAGATTCGGACAAGAAGGATAATAAGAAAAAATAG